Proteins found in one Pseudomonadota bacterium genomic segment:
- a CDS encoding tetratricopeptide repeat protein, with protein MRGAFIGLIVLLAAGTATAQGAELATPSSPLDTRASGLTAAGPEDLVAIGDLYIEAMRLKEASSSYKAALKLQKKYGEAEFGQARIDMAKGKLEKSKNACRGVWRRHKGESVGEVCAGWVWLTFDRSARAIDEFNKAIEKGDTARGQTGLGEAYRRQAENARAIEAYNAAIGAGAGYVARMGLGLAQESNGDRPAALASLKAAVDLEPASCMAHFHYGRLLGKGAEAAEHLRTAIAIRPAWTDGYQQLGEILLASGDYTGAEQAFRSAIESSKAPRGVAHYGLARALYGQGKPDDAKAALEKTIKLVPNLVDAYLLLSDIVYASGDSEGAIEALEQAKSVAPGEVNVYLHSGQTYFKLGRYTTANSFLNQAIAMKAGLSIAYVILGDIACERRLYDEGQAHFASALKGDMLGVSTAEIEQRKAKCKSKF; from the coding sequence ATGCGCGGCGCTTTCATCGGTTTGATCGTGCTGTTGGCGGCCGGGACGGCGACGGCCCAGGGTGCGGAGCTCGCGACCCCGAGCAGTCCGCTGGACACGCGGGCCTCCGGCCTCACGGCGGCGGGCCCCGAGGACCTCGTGGCGATAGGCGATCTCTACATCGAGGCGATGCGGCTCAAGGAGGCGTCGTCGTCGTACAAGGCGGCGCTCAAGCTGCAGAAGAAGTACGGCGAGGCCGAGTTCGGCCAGGCGCGGATCGACATGGCCAAGGGAAAGCTCGAGAAGTCGAAGAACGCCTGCCGCGGCGTGTGGCGCCGGCACAAGGGCGAGAGCGTGGGCGAGGTGTGCGCGGGCTGGGTGTGGCTGACCTTCGACCGGTCGGCGCGCGCCATCGACGAGTTCAACAAGGCTATCGAGAAGGGCGACACCGCGCGCGGCCAGACCGGGCTCGGCGAGGCGTACCGGCGGCAGGCCGAGAACGCGCGGGCGATCGAGGCGTACAACGCGGCGATCGGCGCCGGCGCCGGCTACGTCGCGCGGATGGGGCTCGGCCTCGCGCAGGAGTCGAACGGCGACAGGCCCGCGGCGCTCGCGTCGCTCAAGGCCGCGGTGGATCTGGAGCCGGCGTCGTGCATGGCCCACTTCCACTACGGCCGCCTGCTCGGCAAGGGCGCCGAGGCGGCGGAGCACCTGCGCACGGCGATCGCGATCCGGCCGGCGTGGACGGACGGTTACCAGCAGCTCGGCGAGATCCTGCTCGCGAGCGGCGACTACACCGGTGCCGAGCAGGCGTTCCGCTCCGCGATCGAGTCGTCCAAGGCGCCGCGCGGCGTCGCGCACTACGGCCTCGCGCGGGCGCTGTACGGCCAGGGCAAGCCGGACGACGCCAAGGCCGCGCTCGAGAAGACCATCAAGCTCGTGCCGAACCTCGTCGATGCGTACCTGCTCCTCTCCGACATCGTCTACGCGTCCGGCGACTCGGAGGGCGCGATCGAGGCGCTCGAGCAGGCGAAGAGCGTCGCCCCGGGCGAGGTGAACGTCTACCTGCACTCGGGCCAGACCTACTTCAAGCTCGGCCGCTACACGACCGCCAACAGCTTCCTCAACCAGGCGATCGCGATGAAGGCCGGCCTGTCGATCGCCTACGTCATCCTCGGCGACATCGCGTGCGAGCGCCGGCTGTACGACGAGGGCCAGGCGCACTTCGCGAGCGCGCTCAAGGGCGACATGCTGGGCGTTTCGACGGCCGAGATCGAGCAGCGCAAGGCGAAGTGCAAGTCGAAGTTCTAG
- a CDS encoding ATP-binding protein, with translation MFIERNAESELLRLAKAFPAVTVVGPRQSGKTPLVRPAFPDHAYCNLEHPEHRRLAQQDPQSLFRRFPRPVVFDEVQRAPELLSWILALSDEHPSERGAWILTGSDQSALHQGVSQSLAGRTGILRLLPLTIAELAGAGIRPDRDELICSGFLPRIHADGLVPHKALRDYYQTYVERDLRQLLQLKELARFDVFMRLLAGRVGQLCNHQSLGSDVGVSGTTIAHWLSVLEASYVVFTLRPYFRNTGKRFIKSPKLFFTDVGLAAYLLGLESPLQVSRDPLLGGLFENLVVMEAIKCLVNRGEEPRLLFARDGKGREVDLVFERRGGATLLAEIKAARTWTGETLAGLDRFAAEMDGPTEKAVVYAGDLEAVARGVRLVSFRNAEALFGPPPRD, from the coding sequence ATGTTTATAGAAAGAAACGCCGAGTCTGAGCTCTTGCGCCTGGCGAAGGCGTTTCCGGCGGTGACCGTCGTCGGGCCGCGGCAGTCCGGGAAGACCCCCCTGGTCCGCCCCGCGTTCCCAGATCACGCCTACTGCAACCTCGAGCACCCGGAGCACCGGCGACTGGCCCAGCAGGATCCCCAGTCGCTGTTCCGCCGCTTTCCCCGCCCCGTCGTTTTCGACGAGGTCCAGCGCGCGCCGGAGCTGTTGTCCTGGATCCTGGCGCTTTCGGACGAGCACCCGTCCGAGAGAGGCGCGTGGATACTGACCGGCAGCGACCAGTCGGCGCTGCACCAGGGGGTGTCCCAGAGCTTGGCCGGGCGCACGGGGATCCTCCGCCTGCTGCCCTTGACCATCGCCGAGCTCGCCGGCGCCGGGATCCGCCCGGACCGGGACGAGCTGATCTGCTCGGGCTTCCTCCCCCGCATCCACGCGGACGGGCTCGTGCCGCACAAGGCGCTTCGGGACTACTACCAGACCTACGTCGAGCGGGATCTGCGCCAGCTGCTGCAGCTCAAGGAGCTGGCTCGGTTCGACGTGTTCATGCGGTTGCTTGCCGGCCGGGTCGGCCAGCTCTGCAACCACCAGTCGCTCGGCAGCGACGTCGGCGTGTCGGGCACCACCATCGCGCACTGGCTCTCCGTCCTCGAGGCGTCCTACGTCGTCTTCACGTTGCGTCCGTACTTCAGGAACACCGGGAAGCGGTTCATCAAGTCACCCAAGCTGTTCTTCACCGACGTCGGGCTCGCGGCGTACCTCCTCGGCCTCGAGAGCCCGCTCCAGGTTTCGCGGGATCCTCTGCTCGGCGGGTTGTTCGAGAACCTGGTCGTCATGGAGGCGATCAAGTGCCTCGTGAACCGGGGAGAGGAGCCGCGGCTCCTGTTCGCCCGCGACGGAAAGGGGCGGGAAGTCGATCTCGTTTTCGAGCGGCGCGGCGGCGCCACCCTCCTCGCGGAGATCAAGGCGGCCCGCACCTGGACGGGAGAAACGCTGGCGGGCCTGGATCGCTTCGCCGCGGAGATGGACGGGCCGACGGAGAAGGCGGTCGTCTACGCGGGAGATCTGGAAGCCGTCGCGCGAGGCGTGCGGCTCGTGTCGTTCCGAAACGCCGAGGCGCTGTTCGGGCCGCCTCCCAGGGACTAG
- a CDS encoding CPBP family glutamic-type intramembrane protease: MSRATPFVAPAIPYAAVLVGMHALHSAWAAMLLYHAGIVAIWLAAGRRPRPRALVDGARARTAIPLVLVGLAVGPVVWLAWPHVALEPRIAEVLARFGLAGGSLAAFAVHSALINPALEELFWRGVLLDETRRPAPADALFAGYHVLVLTLVVTWPFALAAGIALAAAAWFWRIAAVRCAGLAAPFASHVAADLAVIFAVWARLP; the protein is encoded by the coding sequence GTGTCTCGTGCCACGCCGTTCGTCGCGCCGGCGATCCCGTACGCCGCGGTGCTCGTCGGGATGCACGCGCTACACAGCGCCTGGGCCGCGATGCTGCTCTACCACGCGGGCATCGTCGCGATCTGGCTCGCCGCGGGCCGTCGACCCCGCCCGCGCGCCCTCGTCGATGGAGCGCGCGCCAGGACCGCGATCCCGCTCGTCCTCGTCGGGCTCGCCGTCGGGCCGGTCGTCTGGCTCGCGTGGCCGCACGTCGCGCTCGAGCCGCGGATCGCCGAGGTGCTCGCGCGGTTCGGGCTCGCGGGCGGATCGCTCGCGGCCTTCGCCGTCCACTCGGCGCTCATCAACCCGGCGCTCGAGGAGCTCTTCTGGCGCGGCGTGCTCCTCGACGAGACCCGACGGCCCGCGCCCGCCGACGCCCTGTTCGCGGGCTACCACGTCCTCGTGCTGACGCTCGTCGTCACGTGGCCGTTCGCGCTCGCCGCGGGGATCGCGCTCGCCGCCGCGGCCTGGTTCTGGCGGATCGCCGCCGTGCGCTGCGCCGGGCTCGCCGCGCCGTTCGCGTCGCACGTCGCCGCGGACCTCGCCGTGATCTTCGCCGTGTGGGCGAGGCTGCCGTGA